The Gambusia affinis linkage group LG09, SWU_Gaff_1.0, whole genome shotgun sequence DNA window GTCCCGTTTGCCCAAGCTCTGAGTGTTCATGTGTCCATCCTGACCCTGACTGTCATAGCTCTGGAGCGTTACCGCTGCATTGTCTTCCACCTTGGTCGACGGCTGACCTGGCATTCCAGCCTCTTCATCATGGCATTCACCTGGACTATTTCTTCTGTCCTGGCAGCTCCTCTTGCCATCTTCAGGGAATATCGCTATGAAGAGATTCCTCCTATCAATCTGCGCATGCCTGTCTGCTCTGAGAAGTGGCCCCATGGCATCAACAGGGATGGAGTCATCTACAGTCTCTCAATGATCCTATTATTGTACATTCTTCCTTTAGCAATCATCAGTTATGCATACATATGCATTTGGGTCAAACTAAAAAACCATGTCAGTCCGTCCAGCCGTAACGACAGCATCAACCGACgcaagaaaaccacaaagatgCTAGCGCTGGTAGTAGTGGTATTTGCAACCAGTTGGCTGCCTTTACATGTGCTCCAGCTGGCCACTGATCTGGACTTGGTGCTCCGGTTTGAGGAGTATAAGCTCATCTTCACGGTCTTTCACATCGTGGCTATGTGCCCTACCTTCACCAACCCTC harbors:
- the npy7r gene encoding neuropeptide Y receptor Y7, translated to MSPLDTSNATAEVEPSESDLSFLFNDSFDSYQPGFSSDITKHLGVQITLIMAYSLIILLGLLGNSLVIYMIIRYRNMRTVTNYFIANLALADLLMVTLCLPFTLIYTLLDEWKFGAVLCHIVPFAQALSVHVSILTLTVIALERYRCIVFHLGRRLTWHSSLFIMAFTWTISSVLAAPLAIFREYRYEEIPPINLRMPVCSEKWPHGINRDGVIYSLSMILLLYILPLAIISYAYICIWVKLKNHVSPSSRNDSINRRKKTTKMLALVVVVFATSWLPLHVLQLATDLDLVLRFEEYKLIFTVFHIVAMCPTFTNPLLYGWMNKNYRNGFIMVFRCEDKADTFHPDGSFRTRSVRGPTLNGCNSRHPPTAV